Proteins encoded by one window of Panicum virgatum strain AP13 chromosome 7N, P.virgatum_v5, whole genome shotgun sequence:
- the LOC120680904 gene encoding cuticle collagen 34-like, whose protein sequence is MGAAAGQRPCVLSCRRPAPPPPQGRTPSGGTPPLPQEDAMDLAPGRHCAPTPPLDPPAPGLDPASPSVGRARGPRCRQIQSGRAPRGGQSRRGGAGAGGRHGEARGCRGCDVCDGVEAEDKR, encoded by the coding sequence ccagcGCCCCTGCGTGCTCAGCTGCCGCAggcccgcgcccccgccgccgcagggccgcaccccctcGGGCGGAACGCCGCCACTGCCGCAGGAGGACGCTATGGATCTTGCTCCGGGCCGCCACTGCGCCCCCACTCCGCCGCTGGATCCGCCCGCGCCAGGGCTGGATCCGGCCTCTCCGAGCGTCGGTCGAGCTCGAGGCCCACGCTGCCGCCAGATCCAGAGCGGACGCGCCCCGCGCGGCGGCCAGagcaggaggggaggggcgggagCGGGAGGGCGGCACGGCGAGGCTCGCGGATGCCGCGGCTGCGACGTCTGCGATGGCGTCGAGGCGGAGGATAAAAGGTAg